The following proteins are encoded in a genomic region of Flammeovirga pectinis:
- the nhaC gene encoding Na+/H+ antiporter NhaC: MNEHRKPTFLESIIPILFLLVMLTINVLVFKDDGLSGSNQVILMLSTAVVGCVAIFRLNVTWDTLMDGIVNSIGTAMPSILILLLIGALAGTWLLGGIVPAMVYYGLKILNPSIFLFATIIICAIVSVATGSSWSTIATVGLALLGIGKTLGMSDGLVAGAIISGAYFGDKMSPLSDTTNLAPAVAGTDLFTHIRYMLYTTVPSFVIAAILFLIIGFGYDSSVSQTDVQEVLVALESSFNISPFLFLVPALVVVLIIKKVPALPALLIGSLAGAIVGIIVQPQIVERIASGMNEGWQSSYMVLMKSMYEGVSIESENVIVSGLLSSSGMVGMLNTIWLILVAMAFGGAMEVSGMLHKITETIISKVTSETGLFASAASTCIFFNVTASDQYLAIVVPGKMYANAFKEKGLAPENLSRTLEDTATVTSVLVPWNTCGVAQSTVLGVATGAYLPYCFFNLLSPIMTVLFAALKIKIKRIDD, translated from the coding sequence ATGAATGAACACAGAAAACCTACGTTTTTAGAATCTATTATACCAATTCTATTCTTACTCGTCATGCTCACTATAAATGTTTTAGTGTTTAAAGACGATGGCCTCTCAGGATCAAATCAAGTTATTTTAATGTTATCAACGGCCGTTGTAGGTTGTGTTGCTATTTTCAGATTAAATGTAACATGGGATACTTTAATGGATGGCATAGTAAATAGTATAGGTACAGCAATGCCATCAATATTAATTTTACTTTTAATTGGTGCCTTAGCAGGTACTTGGCTGTTAGGTGGTATTGTACCAGCTATGGTTTATTATGGTCTTAAAATATTAAACCCATCAATATTCTTATTTGCAACAATAATAATTTGTGCCATTGTATCTGTAGCAACTGGTAGCTCTTGGTCTACAATTGCAACAGTTGGTTTAGCTTTACTAGGTATAGGAAAAACACTAGGTATGAGCGATGGCTTAGTTGCAGGAGCAATTATAAGTGGTGCTTATTTTGGTGATAAAATGTCTCCATTATCAGATACAACAAATTTAGCCCCAGCAGTAGCAGGAACAGATTTGTTTACACATATAAGATATATGCTATATACAACAGTTCCTTCTTTTGTAATAGCCGCTATCCTATTTTTAATTATTGGATTTGGATACGACTCTTCAGTCTCTCAAACAGATGTTCAAGAGGTATTAGTAGCTTTAGAATCATCTTTTAATATTTCACCTTTCTTATTTTTAGTACCTGCGTTAGTAGTTGTATTGATTATAAAAAAAGTGCCAGCTTTACCTGCATTATTAATTGGGTCTTTAGCTGGTGCAATTGTTGGAATTATAGTTCAACCTCAAATTGTTGAGAGAATTGCTTCTGGAATGAATGAAGGATGGCAAAGCTCGTACATGGTTTTAATGAAATCTATGTATGAAGGTGTATCTATTGAATCTGAAAATGTGATTGTATCTGGTCTACTTTCATCAAGTGGTATGGTTGGAATGCTAAACACTATATGGTTAATTTTGGTTGCAATGGCTTTTGGAGGTGCTATGGAAGTAAGTGGAATGTTACATAAAATTACAGAGACAATAATTTCTAAAGTAACAAGTGAAACTGGCTTATTTGCCTCTGCTGCATCAACCTGTATTTTCTTTAATGTAACAGCATCAGATCAGTATTTAGCAATTGTAGTACCGGGTAAAATGTATGCAAATGCATTTAAAGAAAAAGGATTGGCTCCAGAGAATTTAAGTAGAACATTAGAAGATACAGCAACTGTTACGTCTGTATTAGTTCCTTGGAATACGTGTGGAGTAGCACAGTCTACAGTTTTAGGAGTAGCTACGGGAGCTTATTTACCTTATTGCTTTTTCAACCTACTTAGTCCGATAATGACAGTGTTATTTGCTGCATTAAAAATTAAGATTAAGAGAATTGATGATTAG
- a CDS encoding GAF domain-containing protein, protein MTLGTVYFTAKSLIETSELTEKFKQCSSLYTESEIYYKNFLLEDLITSEFYKNRKSTNTVRSINLLDSSLIAVEEVRKQMDELDDPRAKEMEFLRADLEQLKAQQDFLMRKYLDLGFKDWGMIGNMRSKIHKIEATGFNYNLGLLLTMRRNEKDFLLRGESKYIKSFDESVENFEKHIVKVYQLQRSSSFTEQDVRNLRASLAAYQFGMHKVVDLMKSIGRGQNSGLMKQVSDLQGQINLRLLSLSENVLSNNATYVKWMVAAFLFIFFLQSVILGWFIFRFTGMLNRRFNFLFKISSALSAGQKLDKLKEESKDIFDEIKEISTKIFEVDEQFSAANDFSKKVTDGNVDVTYLKRFENTPLANDLLQMRNKFRDVQEEEYRRNWATQGMADFNQLLRVKMEDEEEWFDNLLRRIIEYIGASQGTFILVQENNKQQQVLQVMAMYAYDKKRHEAKKYDIESGLLGQVYKEQQMVYIEDVPDDYINITSGMGGAKPKSLAILPLMYSDKMYGILEISSFNKFDDYKVDFLLKLSEVIASSISDMDTSRVVIQLRNQLDAQKQRINELEREISEIEKN, encoded by the coding sequence ATGACTTTAGGCACAGTGTATTTTACAGCAAAATCTTTAATAGAAACTAGTGAACTAACAGAAAAATTTAAACAATGTTCTTCGCTCTATACAGAGTCAGAAATTTATTATAAAAACTTTCTCTTAGAAGATTTAATTACATCAGAATTTTATAAAAACAGAAAAAGTACAAATACAGTTCGTTCCATAAACCTTTTAGATTCTTCTTTAATTGCAGTCGAAGAAGTAAGAAAGCAAATGGATGAGTTGGATGATCCTAGAGCAAAGGAAATGGAATTTTTAAGGGCTGACTTAGAGCAATTAAAAGCACAACAAGATTTTTTAATGCGTAAATACCTTGACCTCGGTTTTAAAGATTGGGGAATGATAGGAAATATGCGTTCTAAAATTCATAAAATAGAAGCTACCGGATTTAATTACAACTTAGGCTTACTCTTAACAATGAGAAGAAATGAAAAAGATTTCTTATTAAGAGGTGAATCAAAATATATTAAATCTTTTGATGAAAGTGTAGAGAACTTTGAAAAGCATATCGTAAAGGTCTATCAATTACAAAGAAGTTCTTCTTTTACAGAACAAGATGTTAGAAATCTTAGGGCTAGTTTAGCAGCATATCAATTTGGTATGCATAAAGTAGTTGATTTAATGAAATCGATTGGAAGAGGACAAAATTCTGGTTTGATGAAGCAAGTTTCTGATTTACAAGGACAAATAAACTTACGTCTTCTAAGCCTTTCTGAAAATGTACTTTCTAATAATGCTACCTATGTTAAATGGATGGTAGCGGCATTCTTATTTATCTTCTTTTTACAATCTGTAATTTTAGGATGGTTTATTTTTAGATTTACAGGAATGTTAAACAGACGTTTTAATTTCTTATTTAAAATATCTTCTGCTTTATCAGCTGGTCAGAAATTAGATAAATTAAAAGAAGAGTCTAAAGATATTTTTGATGAAATTAAAGAGATATCAACAAAAATATTTGAAGTAGATGAGCAGTTTAGTGCTGCCAACGATTTTTCTAAAAAAGTTACAGACGGAAATGTTGATGTAACTTATCTTAAACGATTTGAAAATACACCTCTAGCAAATGATTTACTTCAGATGCGTAATAAATTTAGAGATGTACAAGAAGAAGAGTACCGAAGAAATTGGGCAACACAAGGAATGGCTGATTTTAACCAACTTCTACGTGTTAAAATGGAAGACGAAGAAGAATGGTTTGATAATTTATTAAGGAGAATTATTGAATATATTGGAGCCAGTCAGGGTACTTTTATTTTAGTTCAAGAAAATAATAAGCAACAACAAGTACTACAAGTAATGGCAATGTACGCTTATGATAAAAAACGCCATGAAGCTAAAAAATACGATATAGAAAGTGGTCTTTTGGGGCAAGTATATAAAGAGCAACAAATGGTTTACATTGAAGATGTTCCAGATGATTATATCAATATTACTTCTGGAATGGGAGGTGCTAAACCTAAAAGTCTTGCCATCTTGCCATTGATGTATAGTGATAAGATGTACGGAATTTTAGAAATTTCATCATTTAATAAATTTGATGATTATAAGGTTGATTTCTTATTAAAATTGTCAGAAGTTATCGCATCTAGTATTTCTGATATGGATACTTCTAGAGTAGTTATTCAACTGAGAAATCAGTTAGATGCTCAAAAACAGCGAATTAACGAATTAGAGAGGGAAATTTCTGAGATAGAAAAAAATTAA